CGCGCTCCTTGACTTTTATTTGTCGCTGTTTTACCATTGTATTCCATAAGGAAAAATTGTGTGAGTGTAAATAAGAATGAACTCTCGGCAGCGGGTTTACCGTGGTTTTAAGCGTTCTGTGGCGAGAGCATGTTTCTTTGTAAAAAAGATGAGAGGGGAGTTCATTTGGAATGGCGGATTTGAAGCATCCCGGATTCGATTTGCCTGGTATATGGCACCGTTTTGCACGCTGAAAACAAAGGAGTTTGCCATGCGGCCTGAGGCCGCTCCAGCTTAAGAATGAAAATGGGGAGAATGGCAGCTCGCGAACGTAGCGTAACACGGAGTGCGGGGAGAAGCAACTGGAGCACGAAAGTCTGGCAGGGACGGGCCGGAGCGTACAGTATTAGAGGTTGGAAGTCGGAAGTCGGAAGTCGGAAAATTAAAGGAATTCGTAAGCGAATTCCTTTAAGAATTCTAACCTCTAACATCTTGTCTCTCACTTCCGAATTAGCTATATGCAGCTTATCACCGCACCCTACGAAAGAACGCTTATTTTCGAAGGAGGAATCCGTTGCACAAGACGCTGTGCAGGGATTCCCCCAATTGGGTTTGAAGGCTTTCGCGGTCCGGATACCCCGACTACCACCAGCCGCCGCCGTCCACGCCGAAGCCCATGAACGTGAAGCCCAGGATGATGAGAATGACTACCAGAATCAGAGCCCAGGCGCCGGGGAAGAATCCGCCGGCGCATTTTTCAGCTATATCTGTCATTAGGCCACCCCCTTTTCTTTAAATGATTCCGTCTGCGCAAAATAACAGCATTAGCAGTGGCGTCCCCGTGGGGATCGATTTTCCATTAACCTGTTACCATATATGATATGTCGCAGTATTGTGTGAGTCATAGGGTTAAAAACTCATTTATACTGGAAGCCCCCTGGTTTAGCCTTAATATAGAACAGTGTCCCTTCTTATTGCGGCATTACCCTAAGGGTGTAAAATAAGGGGAATACATTACGCAAGGGCTGCGTAAAGATTCCCCTTATTCAACCACCGGAGGCTTTCCGGACCCGGTTACGTTATTACCACCCGCCGCCGCCGTCTACGCCGAAGCCCATGAAGGTAAAGCCCAGAATGATGAGTATGACCACCAGGATCAAGGCCCAGGCGCCGGGGAAGAACCCGCCGCCGCCGCATTCTTGAGTCAAGTCCGCCATTNNNNNNNNNNNNNNNNNNNNNNNNNNNNNNNNNNNNNNNNNNNNNNNNNNNNNNNNNNNNNNNNNNNNNNNNNNNNNNNNNNNNNNNNNNNNNNNNNNNNCCCAGGCGCCGGGGAAGAACCCGCCGCCGCCGCATTCTTGAGTCAAGTCCGCCATTAACAAGACCTCCATTCCTTACCATAGATAATTACTCGGTTTATCGAACTATAAACCGGGACTGGGGCGCCATGTCGGCTAATTGTCGCCTGACAGGCGATTTGTTGGTCGGGCGCGCCCCAGTCCCATCGGCCTTTTTACCACCAGCCGCCGCCGTCCACGCCGAAGCCCATGAAGGAGAATCCCAGTATGATAAGGATGACTACCAGGATCAGAGCCCAGGCGCCGGGAAGAAACGGCGCGAATTCCTGAGTTTTATCTGCCACTATTACCAACCCCCCTTTCGTAGTGAGTGTGCCTGACTGCACCGTTTATGAAACGAAAAACCAGGGAAGGTCTTCGTAAAAACCGTTGCACGAGAGGCCATGCAGGGATTTCCCGCATTTATCCAACCAGATGCTCCATGTTACATGTTACCGCCCGCCATGTTACCACCAGCCGCCGCCGTCCACGCCGAAACCCATGAAGGAGAATCCCAGTATTATAAGGATTACTACCAGGATCAAAGCCCAGGCGCCTGGTAGAAACGGAGCGCCGCATTCCTGTGTTTTGTCCGCCATTATGCCCACCTCCCCTCTTTTGGCTTTACTCGCTTGTCGGTATTGGTTCAGGACCCGGAAGTTCAATACGCCAACCGGAGTCTTTCCGCCTCAGTTGATTGCTACCACCAGCCGCCGCCGTCCACGCCGAAGCCCATGGCGGTGAAGCCAAGGAGGATAAGGATAACCACCAGAATCAGAGCCCAGGCGCCGGGAAGAAACGGCGCGAATTCCTGAGTTTTATCCACCATATGATACCAACCTCCTTTCCTGCAATTTGCCTGCTTAGCAGCATTACTTAATGACCGGAAGAAAAGGCCGTCACCAAATCACACAATTTATCGCTCGCGTTTCAGATAGTGCATTGTTGAATATCATATATTCCTTTTAGGTGTACGAATGGTCCTCTGCCTCCCGGCCATGGTTCTAAATAAATGGACCCAGGCCGAAGCCGAAAATGGTAAAGCCGAGCAGGATGAGAATGACTACAAGTATGAGGTCCCATGCCCCGGGTAGGAATTGCTGGTTCTTTTCCGCCATTGTCTTCACCTCCCTTTGCGGTTCACTGCATTGCCGGTGAACAAGGGTTGAATACGGGATTCGGCATGGGAGTCGAGATGCGGATACGGGCTTTTCTACAAAGCGCCCTAACCTTCACCTTTACCATCACCGCCATCCAAGCCGCCCCGGCCGCCCAAGGGCCACCAGCCGCCGCCGAAGCCCGAGGGAGAAAAGGCCAGTATTATAAGGACGACGACAAGGATGAGGGCCCACGCCCCGGGCAGGAACTCCTGGATTTTAACCGGCATCGATTCCAACCTCCTTGCGTAAGCATTGTGCGATGTTGCTCACCCAACAGAAGAGAATGGCGGATTGTTCTTATAGCGATTTAACCTTGTTTTAACGCAGGACTGCTCGTGTTCTTATAGTGTGTAATGCTTAGAGGCCGTTCCCTTTTGTTTCCAACATAGTATTCCTTGGAGGCTGGATATGTGAAATACACGGGTAAAACTGCCAAAGGCGATGCGCCGATTGATTACAGCCGTCGCTCTTCTACGATGTTTAATCAAACCGCCTTACGTGACTCCATCCTCGGGCGAAGCATGAACCCTTTTTTTATCGCCGGCGCGTCATCCTCTCCACCGTCGTAGTACCCGATACCGGTGTCTTTGTCGCCGAAGGCCAGCATGATCAGGACAACGACAAGTATCATCTTCCAGAATCTACGCTTGCCGATTTGCGGCAGATCAGGCGCGGGGCCGAACCTGCCATCCCCGTCAGGGTTTTCCTGATTAATACGGCCCCGCCGAAATACCGGTAAGCCGGGAACGGAGGCAGGATTAGGAAGCGGGGCGGATCTGCCAGTTGTTTTCATACGGACACGGACCTTTCTCTTTTCAAGGCTGCAAACGCTTTCCTTACTTGTTGACCAATATATTCCCGGGAGGTAGATAGTGTGAATTACGTGAACAGGGCTGGTTAGGCCATATGATGTAAAAGCAGTGTTATTTTGTCAAATTAAATAAGTAGCCGTTGTTTCTCCTGCCGAATATACTGCTACGTAACCACAAGGAGGTGATTCGGGTTTGTTTGATTTTGAGGGAATGGCAAAGCTCATGGGGGAATTCGGTCGTATTAAGGATGCGTTAAGAAACGTAAGACTTGAAGTCAGCGAAGGACCGGTTTCCCTAACGGTTAACGGACTCCAGGAGGTGGTCAGGGTTAAGGTAGACGGGAAAAGTGTCTCAAGCGTTTCAGCTCTGGAATCAAAGATCGCAGGTTGTTTTAACAAGGCGGTTGCCGAATCCCGGAGGGCGGCCAAGGAAGAGGTGGAAAGGACCACCGGCTGGAGCATTCCCGAAATTCCGGGCCTGTTTTAAAAAAGGGGGCTTTCTTAAGTGAACAAAGCGGACAAGGGAACGGTAGACGGCTGGCAGGAATCGCGCCAGATGGTCCGGGATTTATTGGACCTTCAGATAAGCAGTGGCTTAACGGGCGATAAATTGCTGCTTCTTTTAGGTTTGCTAAGTGTTTTTGGGTCTGTTGAATTCCTCGGCCGCCGCAGGGAGAACGGCGAAGGGCAGTCTTTGCAGCGGATGATCGGCACGCTTGCTTCTTCGTTTCTAACGGGTGGCCAGGGATTAAAACAGGAAGAATTGCAGGGGGTTCGCGGGGGAGAGGAGTCGGCAGGCGGCGGTAAAGAAGGATGGAAGGTCCTTATGTCCCTTTTGAGCAACCCGGAGGTACTTCGCATGGTGCTGCCGTTGTTATCGAAGCTGACAGGAGGGGCTGGTTCCAACACTACGGAAGCCGCTGAAGCCGAGGGAAACTTCACATCGTCACGCAGGAGGCGGGCGCCGGAACTCATGCGCTGGGATTTAGGCAGGAACGACCCCAGAAGAAAAGGCTGAAATCAGCAGTTGGCGGTAAGATACCACAAAGACGGACGACCGGTTTCAGCGACGGTGACCGAGATACGCGGAATAAAGGCTGCCGCTTTCGGAAAGGTCTTGAGCCGAGCCGGCGAGCGTAACCTTTCCTCTTTCGAGGATAAGCGCACTGTCGGCAACAGCGAGTGCAGCTCTTGCGTTTTGCTCGACTAAAATGATTGTATGTCCTTGTTCTTTCAAGCGCCGCACGGTTTGCATTATTTCCCGGACAACAAGGGGAGCGAGGCCGATGGAAGGCTCGTCCATAAGCAAGAGTTTCGGCTTGGCCGATAAGCCTCGCCCGATTGCCACCATCTGCTGCAACCCACCACTTAAAGTATGGGCTGGAAAGCCCATTTTTTCTTTTAAGGCTGGGAAGAGGTCCAGTATCTTTTCAATATCTTCTTCCAAATCCTTTTTATCGCGCCGGTAGCGGTGAAAAGCGCCAAGGAGCAGGTTATCCCTAACGCTTAATGAGGGGAATAAAAGGCGGTTTTCGGGGATCAGACAGATGCCCTTTTTTACAATAGCCTCCGGAGACAGGCCGGCAATAGGGCAGTTTTCGAAAACGATCGTGCCGTTTTCAGGGGGGTAAAGCCCGGCGATACAGCCAAGCAGGGTGCTTTTCCCGGCGCCGTTGGCTCCTAAAATTACTGAAACCTCGGACTCGTATACGTCGAACGATACCTCGGTGAGCGCCTGGATGTGGCCTCGGAATACGGTGAGGTTCCGGACATTCAGCATGCCTCTTCCTCTCCTTCCCCGAGGTAAGCGGCGATAACTTCAGGATTGCTTTGCACTTCCGCCGGTGTTCCGGTGGCGATAACCGTGCCGAAGTTAAGGACTACCACTTCGTCCGCAAGGCTCATAACCGTTTCCATATCGTGTTCCACAAGGACGAGGGAGTAACCCCGGTCGCAGAGGGATCTGAGAAAGCGGGCCAGTTCCTGGGATTCCTTGGGGTTCAGCCCGGCGGCGGGTTCGTCGAGAAGCAGAATTTTAGGCTGAGCGGCCAGGGCACGAGCTATCTCAAGAAGACGCTGTTGTCCGAATGGCAGGTTGCCCGCCGGCAGATCGGCATATTCGGCAAGGCCAAGACGGTCAAGCAGGCCGACGATTTCCCGGTATAGTTTTTGGTCTTCGCGCATAGTGCCCGGGCGGCGAAAGACGCTGCGCATAAAACCGACACGGCTTTTCCGGAAGGCGCCGACCATCACGTTTTCCGCCACGGTAAGGTTCGTAAACAATTCAAGGTTTTGAAAGGTACGGCCGATCCCGAGTTCGGCTATCTGAAAAGGCTGGAGTCCGGTGAGGGGCCGTTCCTGAAAGATAACCTGTCCCCCGTCCGGTTTTAAAACGCCCGTGATGAGGTTGAAAATGGTCGTTTTGCCGGCGCCGTTAGGACCTATCAAGCCAAGTATTCCGCCGGTTCGCGTTTTAAAACCCACCCGATTCAGCGCGATCAGTCCACCAAAAACCTTTGTTATCTCCCGCACCTCAAGCATGATTATTGTTCCCCCGTTCCGGGTGCACAGTCACGATGCTCTTTTCCGGCAGGAGAAGCCCTTTCGGTTTAAAGAGCATGATGATTACGAAGATGACGCCGAAAATAATGATTTCGAATTCTCCACCGGCGGTTGGCAAGACCTCCGGTACCAACCACTGGAGCAGTTTGTCCAGACCTACGATGATTCCCGCCCCTAAAACCGGGCCCCAGAGGGTGCCCAGTCCCCCGACAACCACCATGAGAGCAAACTCCACGGATGTCGTAAAGCTAAAGGGTGACGGGCTGATAAAGGTTACCCAGAATATGTAAAGGGCGCCTGAAATACCGGCAAGGAAGGCGCTGACGACGAAGGCCAGTAATTTAAGAGAAGCGGTGCTGATGCCTACTGCCGCGGCCGCCTTTTCGCTGGAATGAATTGCTCTGAATGCCCGGCCCACCGGCGATCTTGTGAGATTGGCCATACCTAAAAGAACAAGACCCAGGATGGACCACACCAGGAAAAAGCAGTCCCTGTCGGAGTCGAACACCACTGGCCCGATTGACAGGTAAGGGATTCCGGTAAGACCGGAAGGCCCACCGGTCAAGCTGCTGAATTCCTTAAAGAGGGCAGAGACAAGGATCCCGACCCCCAGAGTGGCCAGAACAAGGTAATGCTCCCGCAGACGTAGGATGGGACGCCCGATGATAAGTGCCACGAAGGCGGGCAGAAATGGGGCTATAAGAAGACAAAAGGCAGGAGGGACTTGGCACCTCGTGGCCAGAATGGCGGCGGTATAAGCACCGAGACCGTAAAAAGCGGCCTGTCCGAAGGAAACCTGTCCGGCATAACCCATCAATAACCCTAAACCTAGAGCAACGATGGAATACAACCCGATAACGATAGAAACGCCCAGTAAGAAGCTACTTTGAATAAGCATTGGGAGAAAGAGAACAACAGCCGCCGTCCCGAAAAGCCACCACCAAATCTTTTTGGAAGACAAGAAAGCCCATCTCCTTGAATTCTGTGTAACTATTTAGTACTACGTAGGGCGCGGCGATAAGCAACATATTTCGGAAGTCAGATGCAGGATGTCAGAAATCAGAACTTAGTAAAATTCGCTGTGCACTGCATCTCTTCACACCGCGTTCCGTCCTAGTAAGCTGAACAGTTACAATTCTCTTAACCGCCATAAAATATTATCAGTAAATACTGCGTTTATTCCATTTACGGGTTGGCTTAACGGTTTCCCAGGATTCCCGTCGGGCGTGTGAGAAGGACGATGATCATGACGATCATAGCGATCGCGTCCTTTAAACCCGTGAATGAATAGCCTTGAAAGGAACAACTTGCAGCGAACGCCTCGATAACCCCGAGCAATAACCCGCCGATTATGGCGCCGGTAACGTTGGTAACCCCGCCCAGAATAGCCGCCACAAAACCTTTCAGTCCCAGCATGAATCCCATGTCGTACTGGGCGGTAGTGATGGGGGTGATGAAGATGCCCGATAACGCCGCGATGATGCCCCCGAAAGTAAAGGCAAACAGCGACAACCGTCCGGGGTTAATTCCGACAAGCTGTGCGGCG
This Bacillota bacterium DNA region includes the following protein-coding sequences:
- a CDS encoding YbaB/EbfC family nucleoid-associated protein, with the protein product MFDFEGMAKLMGEFGRIKDALRNVRLEVSEGPVSLTVNGLQEVVRVKVDGKSVSSVSALESKIAGCFNKAVAESRRAAKEEVERTTGWSIPEIPGLF
- a CDS encoding ABC transporter ATP-binding protein translates to MLNVRNLTVFRGHIQALTEVSFDVYESEVSVILGANGAGKSTLLGCIAGLYPPENGTIVFENCPIAGLSPEAIVKKGICLIPENRLLFPSLSVRDNLLLGAFHRYRRDKKDLEEDIEKILDLFPALKEKMGFPAHTLSGGLQQMVAIGRGLSAKPKLLLMDEPSIGLAPLVVREIMQTVRRLKEQGHTIILVEQNARAALAVADSALILERGKVTLAGSAQDLSESGSLYSAYLGHRR
- a CDS encoding ABC transporter ATP-binding protein, with translation MMLEVREITKVFGGLIALNRVGFKTRTGGILGLIGPNGAGKTTIFNLITGVLKPDGGQVIFQERPLTGLQPFQIAELGIGRTFQNLELFTNLTVAENVMVGAFRKSRVGFMRSVFRRPGTMREDQKLYREIVGLLDRLGLAEYADLPAGNLPFGQQRLLEIARALAAQPKILLLDEPAAGLNPKESQELARFLRSLCDRGYSLVLVEHDMETVMSLADEVVVLNFGTVIATGTPAEVQSNPEVIAAYLGEGEEEAC
- a CDS encoding branched-chain amino acid ABC transporter permease, which gives rise to MSSKKIWWWLFGTAAVVLFLPMLIQSSFLLGVSIVIGLYSIVALGLGLLMGYAGQVSFGQAAFYGLGAYTAAILATRCQVPPAFCLLIAPFLPAFVALIIGRPILRLREHYLVLATLGVGILVSALFKEFSSLTGGPSGLTGIPYLSIGPVVFDSDRDCFFLVWSILGLVLLGMANLTRSPVGRAFRAIHSSEKAAAAVGISTASLKLLAFVVSAFLAGISGALYIFWVTFISPSPFSFTTSVEFALMVVVGGLGTLWGPVLGAGIIVGLDKLLQWLVPEVLPTAGGEFEIIIFGVIFVIIMLFKPKGLLLPEKSIVTVHPERGNNNHA